Within the Sylvia atricapilla isolate bSylAtr1 chromosome 10, bSylAtr1.pri, whole genome shotgun sequence genome, the region TATAtttatggttttggttttatataGACACAATAAATCTCTCTCTTTACAAGGTGAATTAGCTCCATTCACTGTTAAGTAGTGGAAATTTGCTTTATATAACTTGGTGAGATGAAGGAGCATCTTCCAGAAATATGGTGAAGCATCATAGAACCCTCATCTGTTTCAAAGGGATTATAATATTTCAGTGACCATGTTGTTGACTACTTGTGACGCCACTTTGAGATTGTTTTCGTGGCTAGATAAGAGGGCCAGCACAACCCATCACCACGTTTGATGTGCATTAGAAAAGCTTCAAACTTTGTTTGCTGTTCTTGTTGTACTGGGAAATAAGTCAGTTGTGAAATGCCGTGCAGCCGTGGGGCCAAGAACTCATTCTTACTATTGTCATAATGCCAGTGTAACtatatattgatttttaagAGAACTGCCCTGTTTTGCTCACATTTGAGATGGACATTTCAGCTCTTTTCCTTCATTACATGTCATTGTTCACTGGACTGAAGGTGGAGATGAGATGTTGTATACTATATGAATTAAATAGCCTGAGATATTTATAAAAAGTGAACCAGTTACATGTTTTTTATatctgcctggctgcagaggctgctgagcaggTGACTGTGGGTGGGTTGCTTGCCTTGTTTGCCCTTGTGCTGTGGGAGTTGGTATCAAGTGCTAAAGGAAGAGTGGCAGCCAGGCGTGATGACTCACCAATTCATAACTTCTTCCTCCCTAATGAGGCAGAGCTTGTGATTCAAGGAATAGTTTTGTGAATTAAATCTCAAGCCTGCTGTGGAACTGTGTGGCTAATCTGTGctcttttcacttttatttgttatttacCACCTGAGCAAGGTTGTAAGGCTTAGGCAGCAATCTTGCCTGGAAGTGAGTAGGTAAAATTTGGAATTTTAACTGTGTTGTTTACATTTCActaaacaaaaccccccacagTAGTAACAGAATCTCTAATGATAGCAGTAGGatggggaggaaagaaaggaaaagggtgGAAAGGAAGGCAGAGCCATGAAGTTCTTGTTGCCTgtagagtgaaaaaaaagaaatctttcttccTTAGCCAGAGTCTCCTTTCATGCCTCATGTCTGTAATTGTGTCAGTGTGTAGCAGATCTCCACTGAGCATATATTCCTGAACATCTGACTCCAATTTCTGTAGAAGTTATATTACCTGCAGAGCGCAGAGACCAAAGCAATAGAGACTCATCCGTGGTTCTCCCTGGCTGGCACAGTATTTCAGCATGTTAGGGACTTGAAACCCATCATGAGGAGCCAAGAGCAGGGTGGACTTTGTGGTGCTTCAGGGCACGAGGTCACTGATGCAGTTCTGGAAATGgtgctggagggaagaggaggatggCAAAAATATGCTGGTTTGTGCATATTTGTGCACCAAGTTTACACCTGTGTGTGCAACGTCAGTAGCTTCTATTTCGTACCCACATGAACATGCCTGGCCCCAAGCTGCATTGATGTTCTTGGTCCATCTTAGTGGGACAcctttctgttctgctgaacAGGATGAGAATGGAGATGGAGCCAGGGAGCTGAGGAACATGAAGTCAGACCGAATGAAAGTGCTACAGATGGATGTGTGCAGTGACCAGGAGGTTGCTCAAGCCGTGGATTTTGTGAAGAGGACCCTGAAGGAGCCGGAGGAAGGTATGTAGGGATCTTTTGCTCACAGAATCCTTTCTATAGAGCAGGCCATGCATTGACCAAGTCTTTTTCTCTGTGCACCACCAAAAGAGGGTTAACAAGCCTGAAGGCCTGTGACAGTGTGTGGCTGGAGTCAGGCTGTGCTGTACTCGGGTCAGTGAGGACAATTGTCTTGCTATTGATGTGGCAGCCACATGGAAAGAAACCAAGACTGGCTGGAGGATTAGGCTTTAACTCTACATCCCATAAAAAGCAATGAGTGGCAGCCAGCCCACAAGTATCTGTGTCTTCGTCCTTGAGTGTCTGTGAAGGGCATGGAATGGCCGGAGCTTGATCCGTGCCTTGCACTCCTGCCACACGTGCTCATAGCTCATGCAGACCTTGCAAGTGACCCTGCTAATGAGGAGATGATGGGCCTTGGCTGCTtactgctgctgtcccctctgctctgtgggtACGACTgagtgctgagctggagcacAGATTTGAATTTCCCCTAAACCCGAATTAATCTGCAGTCAGATCAATCCATGTTTTCAGCTTGCCATGCAAGATCTCAGAGGTGATGTGGAGTCCAGGGTAGGCTTGGCATAGATGGCCTTAATCCACATGTCACCTTAAACATGACTCCGACTCATGGACCCCAAAGCATGTCAAGGGAGATAAGAGTCCTATCTTTCCTTCTTGAAAGTGCTTTGGCAGTGGGATGTGAGTTTACAGTCAAAGTCTGATGTCACACCGCCTGATCTCTACCCATGTGATCAAGTGAGACTTCTTGCCTTGCACAGGCTGTTCTGCACCCTCTATGCTAGTAGCAAGCTGGCCAGCAGCTGTAAGACACAGACTGAGGGTGAACTGAAGTTTGACatctgtggctgcagggcttCAGGGTTATGAGTTGAAGGTGGCTGCTCATCTTGAAGCTTGGATGAGTCTGCTATGGCCCTGGTTTTGTTCACAGCAAGTATTAAGCTAGTAAATAACAACAGCTCTAATCTTGTTGCAAGTTACGTGAGCACACCTTCCCTTCTAAAACAAGCATATGAAGTGCAACTGAGTAATGTACAAGCTCAGATCCCACACATGTTCTCTCTGCATGATTTTTCTTCCTACACAATCACCCAGCCCTTGTTATGCTTTTCACAGCTTCTTAAGCTTTTCTTGAAGAGCCCAGCAACAGCAGTGGTAgcacaaagccttttcccaCTGAGTGAAAGCTTGGAAGGGAGCAGCTTTATTGCTTCTATAAATGCAGCAGTGTTTGCAAAACCGTGTGTGTAGCAGGGACAGACAAGTCTTGCATCCCTGATCAGCAAGTTGGACTGGTTCCTCCTGTAGCTGTTTGCCTCAGCACGGTGTGCAAAGCAACAAAGGCTTCTTTTTAGGCCCATTGTGTGACTGAGGTTTGAGGCTTCCCAATAAATAAGTAGGTGCTGGAATATAAAGGCTTTTGAGAACTGAGGTGCCTTGCTCAACAGGTGTGGTTGCATACTGAATGTGGCCCCAGAGGAGCTAGTGCAGAGCAGTTCTTGGGGTGTACAGTTTTTTATACCTTTTCTCCTTGTGCTGAACTCTTTTGATAGGCGTGCCTGTTTGTTTTTGGTCTCATGCAGTTCCCACTGTATTGTTGACTCTAGAGACGTAACAGTGATAAGGCTCTGCTCAATAAACACACTGCTGTCCAGCAAACAGCCCTGTGACTGGGCTCCCCTCAGCACTTTGTAACGTGCCCTGATCCGTGAGCAATGGGATTCCAACAACTAACTATTGTAAATAATGATTCAGGGACGTTTGTGGCAACTAACATCACAACCCAGGAAATGGGAGGTTGTTGTACAGAAATTTACAGGAATTTGTAAGGAATGCTCTGCAGAGGCCAATTTGTGACCAACAGTCTGTCTTTTGTAAATCCTTGCCAAATTTTCCAGCATGTTTTTTGGTTAGTGGTGAAATTAGTCCATCATGTGCCCTGTTTCCATGGTCCTCCTGCTAGCAGTTAGATCttgctttgcagcagcaggacccCATTCAGGCTGAGATGCTGTGCTGGACACAGATCAGTGTGAATTTCAGTCATCTTGATTCACTGAAACTTGGAACTTCAGTAGGTGaagcaggaacaggctgctgtATACAGCAGGTCAGCAGCCTTGAGGGAGAACAACCTTAGCTGGGAACGGGGCAGGGTTACCGGGGCCCATGTGAGAGCACAGAGTCAGGCTGCCAAGGGCATGTTGGCGTTTTTAAGTGCAACAGGAGGATAAATTCCATTGCACATTGGCAGAATATTGCAATTTGTTTATAGGACTATGTTTGATAAAATACATGGTTACTATCTGACTGAATCAATACAGGGTGGAAGTTAAAAGTCTTTTCATACATCAGAGTAAGGAAGCTATGGAACAGAGGCAGGGCAAATAGCCCAAAAATTTCTGAGAGAGAGCTTGATAACTTTTATCAACAGGGTGGCATGATGTTGGTGCTTTTGATAGCAACGTTGGGGCTCCCTGGGCATAAAGACTCCTTAGCCCTGTGTTAGTTCTTGGTAAATGGAAGGTGCTGGAGTGGGAAGGGCTCCCACTTCAACTGAGTCCAGTGCAGCCCTCACAGTCTAGCCCCAACTCCAACGCAGGAAAAAATAACTATGGCGTATGGCAGGACATCTAAAGAGGAGCAACTCTCTTGTCTTGTTCCAGCTCCTCTGTCTTGTTCCTCATGAAGTTTATGGCTGCACAGTCCCATGTTTCAGTAAATCCATGAAGTGTGGGTTCAGCCCTACAAACCTTGGCCACCGGGAGTCCCGCACTAACTGCTTTGAAGGGTCAAGTCCTTGCTGACCCACTAAGTCTTGACATGTAAAGGGTTCATCACAGAAGGTCTTGGGAAGTGCAGTCAATTTAATTTTGACAGGACTGCATGCACAAAAGACATTAAGTTTTAAATTCTAGTGGTTGTAAGGGCTGGTTTTAAGTTTGCTAACTCCTGATAAAGTTAGGGTTGAGGGAAACCAAATACTTGGACTTGAACACAGCAGCTGTTAACCAGGCCATGAATGTACCAAGATCAATACCATGCACCCGCCAAAACAGCGAGCCAGAGTTGTGAAGGGGATTAAGAAATCCAAAATacctgctttctttccttttttttccccctcctaaTTGCGAAAGAAAGTCCAAGCCCATCCAAATTGCAGAATTTATTATAAAGTCACTGAGTGGAGGCAAACCTGGGATCAAGAGGAGTCTTAAAAGAGAGTCAGCCAGATGCAGCCTTATAAAGCCCCAGAAGAGCATTTGACTGTACAGGAGATATTCTGGAGGCAATACTGGTGTGGCCCCATCACTTTCCTTGATGTTCCAAACAAGCCTCTGGTATAGGAAGACTGTAAGTAATCTCCTTGCTGGGTTTTTCTCTACAACATATTTCTGTGAAAGTGCCCAGTCCTTTGTTAAGGTTTGAGGTTACTGTGAGCCAAAgggaagtgttttctttgtgaCACTCTTACTTGTCCCATGCTTTAATCACGTGTTTCTTGACAGGTCTGTGGGGCCTAGTGAACAACGCTGGCATCTCAACCTTCGGAGAGGTGGAATTTGCAAGTTTGGACAACTACAAGGAGGTGGCAGAGGTCAACCTATGGGGCACTGTGAGGGTGACAAAGGCTTTCCTGCCCCTCATTCGCAGAGCTAAAGGTACATGCTGGGCTGTGTGGTAAGGCTCAGAGCTTTTGTAGAACAGCAAAGAGATGTAGCTAGAAATACAGGCTGTACTTGGGGGAATGCCTGTGCAGTCCAAGGAGGGTTTCTGAGGATGCCATTGGTAGTACAGGATATTCTGCAGAGCAGGTGCTGTCCTAAGCATCCAAGGTATCAGAGACCTTTGTGCAGTGTTGGCAGATACCACACAGACAAGGTAATCCAGAGTCCACAGAGTGGTCATGTTTGGATAACCAAATCTTCTCCCTTCATTCACTAGTGACTTCAGGTAGTGACAGAATAAATGAGAGTCAGTAACAGCCATTTCAGATATCTTCAGATATCTTCAGATAACAAGACAATGATATTATCAAAACtctttgttttatataaaaaaaaaaaaaaatatgtatgaGCAGAACTCTGTAGAGCTTCTTTATTTAGCATGTGGGGGAATAATGGTACAGGTGTGTGTTCTCTGAGGACAAAAAGGGGCTATATGAAGAAGAGTGCTCAAATGCCATTCCCAGACAGCAATTAATCACTAAACAAGCCCCATCTCATTACAAAAAGTATCTTACCCATCAGGTCAGCAGGTGGTTCTCACAGTCCTTCTAAGTTACACTTAGGTCTGGTAtgagacagcagagctgcccactTGTATCTCAGCTGAAATCTTGAGCTGCAGAGGGTTTTGTGCTCTGTGGCTGTGAAAATTCTCTCCATAAAAATAGCTGGTGGAATTTCAAGGGCTTGTTTGTAAGTGTATCCGAAACCATGGTGCATGTCTTGTCTTGGATAAAGGCtgagacacacacagaggagtgaccactgctgtcactgtccTGAGGCAGTGGCCCAAGGGCTATCACAGGCTCTTGGCAGGAATTAGGACAATTGCTCTCCACTGCCCCGTGGACAGCAGCACATCAAATCTCCTCTTGTTTGTGCCAGGAATGGCCACTGTAGACTTTGTGGGTTGTGCTGCTCGTGCTGCAGGTGCAGAGAAATCTCTACTCATTCTCTGTCATCCTTCTCAGGTCTAAAAGTACACAAGTGTGTTTGACAAATGAGCTGTTGTGGTTACAGAAATAACGAGAAAACTTGTATGGCATCACACAGAGTTGTGAGCATTGCAGCTCATGATACTCCAGGATGGGAGCTTGAACCCTTCTTTAGCAAGATACATGAGTGGAGCACACTCCTGAAAAAACACAGCCAGCAGTCTCAGAAGATCATGGTCCTTCCCTACTTGGAAATTAGGAGGGAAATGTCTTGTATGCTTTGTAAATTCTTTGATGCAGAGGTAGACATATGCACCATCCCCTGGAGAACAGGGGTTAGCCTTGCttgaggcaggagagaaaagctcCGTGGCAGGGGATGCGTATTCAAGATTCAAATTTTAGAAATCAGCATCATCCAACCAAGTACCCTTTCACTGGGACGTTCtagctgcagcttctgcagctgaTCCTCTCTCCCTGGTCCGTTCTCCCTAGGCCGTGTGGTGAATATCACAAGCATGTTGGGGCGCATGGCGAGTCCATCTCGCTCCTGCTACTGCGTTTCCAAGTTCGGGGTGGCGGCGTTCTCCGACTGCCTGCGGCAGGAGATGTACCGCTGGGGCGTCCGCGTCATCCTCATCGAGCCCAGCAACTTTGTGGCAGCCACGGGCATCCTGACGGCGGCGGGCATTGACAGGCAGGCCGAGGCTCTGTGGGCTGCGGCCAGCGACACGGTGCGGGAGGACTACGGCAGCGAGTATTTCACTCGCCACGTGGCCCTGATGAAGTCCTTTGTGAACAGCGGCCTGAAAGACGTGTCTCTGGTCCTGAACGACATCACCGAAGCACTCACGGCCCCGTGCCCGAAGAGCCGCTACAATCCCATGGAGACCTACTGGTGGGTGAGGCTGCAGGTCGTGACCCACCTGCCCACTGCCGTTGCCGACTGGCTTTACATCCCCGGAGCCACCCTGTAAGCAGGCATTCTTCAGGCATCCCTCCAGGGCTCCTACTCACAAACACAGCTTAGGGCTGACCTCTGCGCTCCTTGCTGCCGTGCCTCCCCTGGAGATGCGTGTGCTTTCGCTTTGAGTTATGACCTCAAGTCGTGCGTTGTGGAATGGTAGAACAGTATGAGTTTggattcttcttttcctccctcattCTAATTGTTTGTATTAAAACAGCTGTGCTGTTTAAAGTTGAaaggtattttccttttaactATGAAGGAAGGTAAATATAACGTGTCAAATATGTGGCTAGTGTAACTAGGTCAGCAGAGTTCCCCCAGTGATAAATTTGGCTTATTAATGGGCTCTTGCTTTTCCTTACAAGGACAAACTGCTAATAGCAGAGCAAAGCTGTTGCTATGAGATAGCTTGAAGGGAGAAACTGaaatgggaaacaaaagcagaattttccatTTGGTTGAAAATGGGTCAGTCACAGCTTTCTATTGTTTTCCTGATACTGCCAAgaagctctgctgtgctgtgactgtCTGCTCTTTCCAGGGAAACAGCGACATGCCTCTAAA harbors:
- the LOC136365696 gene encoding D-beta-hydroxybutyrate dehydrogenase, mitochondrial-like isoform X1, giving the protein MRSGAGLLLALGASGALLLRLLLLLVRRRARRALPAEGKAVLITGCDKGFGHALAKCLHAKGFTVFAGCLLMDENGDGARELRNMKSDRMKVLQMDVCSDQEVAQAVDFVKRTLKEPEEGLWGLVNNAGISTFGEVEFASLDNYKEVAEVNLWGTVRVTKAFLPLIRRAKGRVVNITSMLGRMASPSRSCYCVSKFGVAAFSDCLRQEMYRWGVRVILIEPSNFVAATGILTAAGIDRQAEALWAAASDTVREDYGSEYFTRHVALMKSFVNSGLKDVSLVLNDITEALTAPCPKSRYNPMETYWWVRLQVVTHLPTAVADWLYIPGATL
- the LOC136365696 gene encoding D-beta-hydroxybutyrate dehydrogenase, mitochondrial-like isoform X2, coding for MRSGAGLLLALGASGALLLRLLLLLVRRRARRALPDENGDGARELRNMKSDRMKVLQMDVCSDQEVAQAVDFVKRTLKEPEEGLWGLVNNAGISTFGEVEFASLDNYKEVAEVNLWGTVRVTKAFLPLIRRAKGRVVNITSMLGRMASPSRSCYCVSKFGVAAFSDCLRQEMYRWGVRVILIEPSNFVAATGILTAAGIDRQAEALWAAASDTVREDYGSEYFTRHVALMKSFVNSGLKDVSLVLNDITEALTAPCPKSRYNPMETYWWVRLQVVTHLPTAVADWLYIPGATL